The following proteins come from a genomic window of Gemmatimonadaceae bacterium:
- a CDS encoding prepilin-type N-terminal cleavage/methylation domain-containing protein: protein MLNARVRIDRRAARRGFTLIELIVAIVLLAIVAGGMMGIIVRQQRFYSGSSGVLETRGSVRDGVAMLTSDLRSLSPSKGDIYAMGRTFIDFRLVTGAAIACTISVDRKSVTVPPLVLSTNTGLTSWIAAPQNGDSVFVYDADTSVNASDDKWDPEQLSSPATGSANCPTTSGFTTTAGEAGSGWLIPINTALPSTVSVGAAMRFFRRARYQLFQASDNLWYLGFYDCLPTRTPACTALEPVSGPYLPAANAGTSGLELTYYDSTGAVTADSSKVRRIGIVTRAQSRSIIHTPGRAQGFYQDSLSVFLAVRN from the coding sequence GTGCTGAACGCTCGCGTCCGGATTGACCGCCGCGCTGCGCGTCGCGGCTTCACGCTCATCGAGCTCATCGTCGCGATCGTGCTGCTGGCGATCGTCGCCGGCGGCATGATGGGAATCATTGTGCGCCAGCAGCGCTTCTATTCCGGTTCGTCGGGCGTGCTCGAAACACGCGGCAGCGTTCGTGACGGCGTCGCGATGCTGACGTCCGATCTGCGCTCGTTGTCGCCGAGCAAAGGCGACATTTATGCGATGGGCAGAACGTTCATCGATTTCCGGTTAGTCACCGGCGCAGCGATCGCCTGCACGATCAGTGTCGATCGCAAATCGGTCACCGTGCCGCCGCTCGTGCTGTCCACGAATACGGGTCTCACATCGTGGATCGCTGCGCCGCAGAACGGCGATTCCGTCTTCGTTTACGACGCCGATACCAGCGTCAACGCGTCCGATGACAAGTGGGATCCTGAACAGCTGTCGTCGCCCGCCACGGGATCAGCTAACTGCCCAACGACGAGCGGATTCACCACGACGGCTGGTGAAGCAGGATCAGGATGGCTCATTCCAATCAACACCGCGCTACCGTCCACTGTGTCCGTCGGAGCTGCGATGCGTTTTTTCCGCCGCGCGCGATATCAGTTGTTCCAGGCGTCGGATAACCTCTGGTACCTCGGCTTCTACGATTGCCTTCCGACGCGAACGCCGGCGTGCACGGCACTCGAACCGGTGAGCGGCCCCTATCTGCCGGCCGCCAACGCCGGAACGAGCGGCCTCGAGTTGACCTATTACGACTCCACCGGTGCCGTCACTGCAGACTCGTCGAAGGTGCGGCGCATCGGCATTGTCACTCGCGCGCAGAGTCGAAGCATCATTCACACGCCGGGCCGAGCTCAGGGATTCTACCAGGACTCGCTGTCCGTTTTTCTCGCCGTCCGCAACTGA
- a CDS encoding prepilin-type N-terminal cleavage/methylation domain-containing protein: protein MPTRTVINQARNNRGFTIVEVLVAIVIMALGVLGLAGTATSVSRLIGGGAEQTIAANVALSRFEQMRSTSCASVTSGTATTRGMTEHFHVTSIGAALDSVTDSVTYKAAGGRKPSPLVFTSYVKC, encoded by the coding sequence ATGCCAACTCGCACAGTGATCAACCAGGCTCGGAACAATCGCGGCTTCACCATCGTCGAGGTGCTCGTCGCCATCGTCATCATGGCGTTGGGCGTGTTAGGCCTGGCCGGCACCGCCACCAGCGTCTCACGCCTCATCGGCGGCGGCGCCGAACAGACGATTGCCGCGAACGTCGCCCTCAGCCGCTTCGAGCAGATGCGGAGCACCTCGTGCGCCAGCGTCACCAGCGGGACCGCCACCACCCGTGGCATGACCGAGCACTTTCACGTGACGAGCATCGGCGCCGCTCTCGACAGCGTGACCGACTCCGTCACCTACAAAGCGGCCGGCGGACGAAAGCCGTCGCCGCTCGTCTTCACGAGTTACGTCAAGTGCTGA
- a CDS encoding GspH/FimT family pseudopilin: MKRSVAGVTLVEMVIVFALIGIITAISLPKLANSTDVLAVRSARSEVASYVSQARALSIQSGRVAYFVRSGNAIQLVVTTTSGGKSRFASQNLGSGNGVTLAASPSDTITFDPRGVLLTGAYSTSPKIRISRNGVQDSVCVVGWGKVSVSQCQLAQ, encoded by the coding sequence ATGAAAAGATCTGTTGCAGGCGTGACCCTGGTTGAAATGGTGATTGTCTTTGCGTTGATCGGCATCATCACCGCGATCTCGCTGCCGAAGCTCGCAAACAGCACCGATGTACTGGCCGTGAGAAGTGCACGTTCGGAAGTGGCGTCGTACGTGAGCCAGGCTCGTGCACTGTCGATCCAAAGCGGTCGCGTCGCGTACTTCGTTCGCAGCGGCAACGCGATCCAGCTGGTGGTGACGACCACGAGTGGAGGGAAAAGCCGCTTCGCATCGCAGAATCTGGGTAGCGGAAATGGCGTGACTCTCGCTGCGTCACCAAGTGACACGATTACGTTCGATCCCCGCGGCGTGCTCCTGACGGGCGCGTATTCCACTTCCCCGAAAATCCGCATTTCCCGCAACGGCGTACAAGATTCGGTGTGCGTCGTCGGTTGGGGAAAGGTCTCGGTAAGCCAATGCCAACTCGCACAGTGA
- a CDS encoding sigma-54 dependent transcriptional regulator: MKILIVDDEPGLRQTLDRILGAEGFDTTTASHAAEALETLARSDADLVLCDLRMPTMGGLEFLERYEAQHGRGLVIAMSAYGDADTAIAAMQRGAYDYIQKPFRAEEVILCVRKAAEREKLRAKVERLEEELSTMRGGPMIGRSPALLSAIAVARKVARHPSTVLITGESGTGKELIARLVHDEGPRADKSFVAVNCGAIPEMLLESELFGHVKGSFTGATSDKPGLFEEADGGTLFLDEIGELPASLQVKLLRALQEGEVRRVGANTARRVDVRVIAATNRDLAADVSVNRFRGDLYYRINVVSIRLPPLRERRQDVAELALHFLRRHNARLSLDVRHIAPDAMRMLTAYPWPGNVRELENVIERALVMATGPSIEAVHLVDLTATTPSTDSTAAEPTDLSVKRQTEQLERVLIQRALQQTRGNRTRAAQLLELSHRALLYKIRDYGLGD, translated from the coding sequence GTGAAGATTCTCATCGTCGACGACGAGCCGGGACTCCGCCAAACGCTCGATCGCATTCTCGGTGCCGAAGGCTTCGACACCACGACGGCAAGCCATGCCGCCGAAGCGCTGGAAACGCTCGCGCGCAGCGATGCGGACCTCGTCCTCTGCGACCTGCGCATGCCCACGATGGGCGGCCTCGAGTTCCTCGAGCGCTACGAAGCACAGCACGGCCGCGGGCTCGTCATCGCGATGAGCGCATACGGCGACGCCGACACCGCGATCGCCGCCATGCAACGCGGCGCCTACGACTACATCCAGAAACCGTTTCGCGCCGAAGAAGTGATCCTCTGTGTCCGTAAGGCAGCCGAGCGCGAAAAGCTCCGCGCCAAGGTCGAGCGGTTGGAAGAAGAACTTTCGACCATGCGCGGCGGACCCATGATCGGTCGAAGCCCGGCGCTGCTCTCCGCCATCGCCGTCGCTCGCAAAGTCGCGCGCCACCCATCGACGGTCCTGATCACGGGCGAGAGCGGAACCGGAAAGGAGTTGATCGCGCGTCTCGTCCACGACGAAGGTCCGCGCGCCGACAAGTCCTTCGTCGCCGTCAACTGCGGCGCGATTCCCGAGATGCTCCTCGAATCCGAGCTGTTTGGGCACGTCAAAGGCTCGTTCACCGGCGCGACCAGCGACAAGCCCGGCCTTTTCGAGGAGGCAGACGGCGGCACGTTGTTCCTCGACGAAATCGGCGAGTTGCCCGCTTCGCTCCAGGTCAAGCTCCTGCGCGCACTTCAAGAGGGAGAGGTGCGCCGCGTTGGCGCCAACACCGCCCGCCGCGTGGACGTACGCGTCATCGCGGCGACCAATCGCGATCTCGCAGCAGACGTGAGCGTCAATCGCTTTCGCGGCGACCTGTACTACCGCATCAACGTCGTGTCGATTCGCCTCCCGCCGCTGCGCGAGCGCCGGCAAGACGTCGCCGAGTTGGCGCTCCACTTCTTGCGGCGCCACAACGCGCGGCTCTCGCTCGACGTTAGGCACATCGCACCGGACGCCATGCGCATGCTGACCGCGTATCCGTGGCCCGGCAACGTACGCGAGCTCGAGAACGTAATCGAGCGCGCGCTCGTCATGGCGACTGGCCCGAGCATCGAGGCCGTGCATCTCGTCGATCTCACGGCCACGACGCCTTCGACGGACAGCACGGCCGCCGAGCCGACGGACCTCTCGGTGAAACGTCAAACCGAACAGCTCGAACGCGTGCTGATTCAGCGCGCGTTGCAGCAGACGCGCGGCAATCGGACACGCGCGGCCCAACTCCTCGAGCTCTCGCACCGCGCGCTGCTCTACAAAATTCGAGACTACGGCCTTGGCGATTGA
- a CDS encoding ATP-binding protein — protein MTPRPEGTSGRRAARFSAFTSLKAEMILSLAVLSTAALSLAALNVIALRDLVVSRHGALYLALLIIADVVVFVAFGAYKVQGLVLDPIDRVVEATEAIANGDLTRRVPHGSTIELARLARSINRMTSRLLEEQAQRGHLEKVASVGRLAAGVAHEIGNPLGAIDGYAHLLRRSMNGNADAADAIAGIERESARIDRIMRGMLDYARPRHRSLEPVNLNAIVCRVAEMLADQGALRQSRLTLALNDQLPPLTGDAHELEQVMVNLLLNAVDAMSGSGTVNVISECIPFVDITEAGDRRREDAAAIAIDRQPNARVRAWLRSVGELREVITLVVADSGPGIPWSETERVFDPFFTTKEPGKGTGLGLAIVARIVEGLGGTVWVREAREGGAAFVIYFPVPLQEPSDDLAADILPLEPAS, from the coding sequence GTGACCCCTCGGCCCGAAGGCACGTCCGGCCGCCGCGCGGCGCGGTTCAGCGCCTTCACCTCGCTCAAGGCGGAGATGATTCTCAGCCTCGCCGTGCTCAGCACGGCGGCGCTGTCGCTCGCGGCGCTCAACGTGATCGCGCTCCGCGATCTCGTCGTGAGCCGGCACGGCGCGCTCTATCTCGCGCTGTTGATCATCGCCGACGTCGTGGTGTTCGTTGCCTTCGGCGCCTACAAGGTTCAGGGACTCGTCCTCGATCCCATCGACCGGGTGGTCGAGGCCACCGAGGCCATCGCCAATGGCGACCTCACGCGCCGCGTCCCGCACGGGTCGACTATCGAGCTCGCCCGACTCGCGCGCAGCATCAACCGGATGACCAGCCGCCTACTCGAGGAGCAGGCCCAACGCGGACACCTCGAGAAGGTCGCCTCGGTCGGCCGGTTGGCGGCAGGCGTAGCGCACGAGATCGGCAATCCGTTAGGCGCAATCGACGGCTATGCCCACCTGCTGCGCCGCAGCATGAATGGCAACGCCGACGCCGCCGACGCCATCGCGGGGATCGAACGCGAGAGCGCGCGCATCGACCGCATCATGCGCGGCATGCTCGACTACGCGCGTCCCCGCCACCGCAGCCTCGAACCGGTGAATCTCAACGCGATCGTGTGCCGTGTCGCCGAGATGCTCGCCGATCAAGGCGCCCTCCGCCAGAGCCGCCTCACCCTCGCGCTCAACGACCAGCTGCCGCCCCTCACCGGCGATGCGCACGAACTCGAGCAGGTGATGGTCAATCTCTTGCTCAACGCCGTCGACGCGATGAGCGGCAGCGGCACGGTGAACGTCATCTCGGAGTGCATTCCTTTCGTCGACATCACGGAGGCCGGAGATCGGCGGCGCGAGGACGCCGCGGCGATCGCGATCGACCGCCAGCCTAACGCTCGCGTCCGCGCCTGGCTGCGCTCCGTTGGAGAACTGCGTGAAGTGATCACGTTGGTCGTCGCCGACAGCGGTCCCGGAATCCCGTGGAGCGAGACCGAGCGCGTCTTCGACCCGTTTTTCACCACGAAAGAACCGGGCAAGGGAACCGGCCTCGGTCTCGCCATCGTCGCACGGATCGTCGAAGGCCTCGGCGGAACGGTGTGGGTGCGCGAAGCGCGCGAGGGCGGCGCCGCATTCGTGATCTATTTCCCCGTGCCGTTGCAAGAGCCGTCCGACGATCTGGCCGCCGACATCCTGCCGCTCGAGCCGGCATCGTGA
- a CDS encoding sigma-54 dependent transcriptional regulator: MTSTQAVKPSVLVVDDETGILETLRILLKNEGFTPHVALGGKQGLDQIAALAPDIVITDVRMPSVTGLEILSAARAKDPDLPVILMTAQADLRSAIQAVNEGAYYYIQKPFVNGDIVAILRRAAEHRQLRVENRSLRQEISRRDRNGANQPVGRSKAWLSVLRLAETVAPTESTVLIQGESGTGKEVIARYIHQLSARASGAFLSINCGALPESLLESELFGHVKGSFTGAMKDKSGLFTAAGGGTFFLDEIGETTPSTQVKLLRVLQQREVIPVGGTEAVPIDTRLLAATNRDLEEEMKRGSFRSDLFYRLNVFALHLPPLRSRRDDIPLLIDAFLHRAAQQRAADPKRLTDAALDAMQAYAWPGNVRELENALERAVILSDGDTIDATALPERITERRSEPLVTTHEIAANPTLDVIERAYIMWVLQSEGGNKSRAAEVLGIDPSTLYRKLSRYGVAE; encoded by the coding sequence ATGACATCCACCCAGGCCGTCAAGCCAAGCGTGCTCGTCGTCGACGACGAGACCGGAATCCTCGAGACCCTTCGCATCCTCCTCAAGAACGAAGGCTTCACGCCGCACGTTGCGTTAGGCGGTAAGCAGGGCCTCGACCAGATCGCCGCTCTTGCACCGGATATCGTCATCACCGACGTGCGCATGCCGAGCGTCACCGGCCTCGAAATCCTCTCGGCGGCTCGCGCCAAGGATCCCGATCTGCCCGTCATTCTCATGACGGCCCAGGCCGATCTTCGTTCGGCAATCCAGGCGGTCAACGAAGGCGCCTACTACTATATCCAGAAGCCGTTCGTCAACGGCGACATCGTCGCGATCCTTCGGCGCGCGGCCGAGCACCGCCAGCTGCGTGTCGAGAACCGGTCGCTCCGCCAGGAAATCAGCCGCCGCGATCGCAACGGTGCGAACCAGCCCGTTGGGCGAAGCAAAGCCTGGCTGTCCGTGCTCCGCTTGGCCGAAACCGTCGCGCCGACGGAGTCCACCGTGCTCATTCAGGGCGAGTCGGGCACGGGCAAAGAAGTGATCGCGCGCTACATCCATCAGTTGTCCGCGCGTGCGTCGGGCGCGTTTCTGTCCATCAATTGCGGCGCGCTGCCGGAGAGCCTCCTCGAGAGCGAGTTGTTCGGCCACGTGAAGGGCTCGTTCACCGGAGCAATGAAGGACAAATCGGGCCTCTTCACCGCCGCCGGTGGCGGCACGTTCTTCCTCGACGAAATCGGCGAGACCACGCCGTCCACGCAGGTCAAGCTGTTGCGCGTGCTCCAGCAGCGCGAAGTCATTCCGGTCGGCGGGACCGAAGCGGTGCCGATCGATACGCGCCTGCTCGCCGCCACCAACCGCGATCTCGAGGAAGAGATGAAGCGCGGTTCGTTCCGCAGCGATTTGTTCTACCGCCTCAACGTGTTCGCGCTGCACTTGCCGCCGCTGCGCTCGCGCCGCGACGACATCCCGCTGCTCATCGATGCCTTTCTCCATCGCGCTGCACAACAGCGGGCGGCGGACCCCAAGCGCCTAACGGACGCCGCGCTCGATGCGATGCAAGCCTACGCCTGGCCCGGCAACGTGCGCGAGCTCGAGAACGCGCTCGAGCGCGCCGTCATTCTGAGCGACGGTGACACGATCGACGCCACCGCCCTGCCCGAGCGCATCACCGAGCGCCGATCCGAGCCGCTGGTCACGACACACGAGATCGCGGCCAACCCGACGCTCGACGTCATCGAGCGCGCCTACATCATGTGGGTGCTCCAGAGCGAAGGGGGCAACAAGAGCCGCGCCGCCGAGGTGTTAGGCATCGATCCGTCGACGCTCTACCGCAAGCTCTCGCGGTACGGAGTCGCCGAGTGA
- a CDS encoding ATP-binding protein, protein MLDQRRVLRWIYIGRLSLASAIFVAAVLAWQAAEARVTLIASLAVIAAITVTAISRWYESQTRRPTGRAFFYLQAVFDVALVTAVVHVTGGQLSQFAALYILVTAGASLLLPAGGGLLIAALGISCYIADVIISRTGAMDVGMMLQLAVFAGAALGVAYLSARLKEAGTDREELEAQLALARLQAEDILRNIRSGIVTIGAQRRLLFANPAAGALLGFDHASAPGRPVSDAIANVCPALAEALDHALADGERVTRGEAVITQSTRSFPIGFTTTILDADGDDASLSATAIFQDITDNKRLEELRLRAERLEGVAELSASLAHEIKNPLASIRSAVEQLARAPRATDDERTLGTLIVRESDRLARLLTEFLDFARVRKTRGDMVDIGEIARTATGLAASHPDCTRGIAVVYQPPREPVFVEGDEDLLHRAIFNITLNAIQASPDNGRVAVEIRSLSRDNVPPGVTFRGGAVALRVTDVGPGIPAAIKDRVFDPFFTTKPGGTGLGLPIVHRAIEAHRGCVLLDTGRRGTRFTVLLPLPQPAGAEAA, encoded by the coding sequence ATGCTCGACCAGCGCCGCGTCCTCCGGTGGATCTACATCGGCCGCCTCTCGCTCGCCTCCGCGATTTTCGTCGCCGCGGTGCTCGCATGGCAGGCCGCCGAGGCGCGCGTCACGCTCATCGCCTCGCTCGCCGTCATCGCCGCCATCACCGTGACGGCGATATCCCGCTGGTACGAGTCGCAAACGCGACGCCCAACGGGCCGAGCGTTCTTCTACCTGCAAGCCGTGTTCGACGTCGCGCTCGTGACAGCCGTCGTGCACGTCACCGGCGGACAGCTGTCGCAGTTCGCCGCCCTCTACATCCTGGTCACCGCCGGCGCCTCCCTGCTGCTTCCCGCGGGCGGCGGTCTGCTCATCGCGGCACTCGGCATCTCGTGCTACATCGCCGACGTCATCATCTCGCGCACGGGCGCGATGGACGTCGGCATGATGCTGCAGTTAGCCGTGTTTGCCGGCGCCGCGCTCGGTGTCGCCTATTTGAGCGCGCGCCTCAAGGAGGCGGGCACCGACCGCGAAGAACTGGAAGCCCAACTCGCCCTGGCCCGACTCCAGGCCGAAGACATCCTCCGCAACATCCGCAGCGGTATCGTCACCATCGGCGCCCAACGCCGGTTGCTGTTTGCCAATCCGGCCGCCGGGGCGCTCCTCGGCTTCGATCACGCGTCTGCGCCCGGCCGCCCGGTGAGCGATGCCATCGCCAATGTGTGTCCCGCCCTCGCCGAGGCGCTCGATCACGCCCTCGCAGACGGCGAACGCGTCACGCGCGGCGAGGCCGTGATCACGCAGTCGACCCGATCGTTCCCGATCGGCTTTACCACGACGATCCTCGATGCGGATGGCGACGACGCGTCGCTCTCGGCCACCGCGATCTTTCAGGACATCACCGATAACAAGCGGCTCGAAGAGCTCCGGCTCCGCGCCGAACGACTCGAGGGCGTGGCCGAGCTGAGCGCATCGCTCGCGCACGAGATCAAGAATCCGCTCGCGTCCATTCGCAGCGCCGTCGAGCAGCTGGCACGGGCTCCGCGGGCCACCGATGATGAACGCACGTTAGGCACGCTCATTGTTCGCGAATCCGATCGGCTCGCCCGGCTGCTCACCGAATTCCTGGACTTCGCGCGCGTCCGGAAGACGCGCGGCGATATGGTCGACATCGGCGAAATCGCGCGCACCGCGACGGGACTCGCTGCCTCGCACCCCGATTGCACGCGCGGGATCGCCGTCGTGTATCAACCGCCGCGTGAACCGGTCTTTGTCGAAGGCGACGAAGATCTGCTGCATCGCGCGATTTTCAACATCACGCTCAATGCCATTCAGGCGTCGCCCGACAACGGTCGCGTCGCCGTCGAGATCCGTTCGCTCTCTCGCGACAACGTGCCACCCGGCGTGACGTTCCGCGGCGGCGCGGTTGCCTTGCGCGTGACCGACGTCGGCCCCGGCATCCCCGCCGCCATCAAGGACCGCGTGTTCGATCCATTCTTTACGACAAAGCCAGGCGGCACCGGCCTCGGCCTGCCCATCGTACACCGCGCCATCGAAGCACATCGCGGGTGCGTGCTCCTCGATACCGGTCGGCGCGGCACGCGCTTCACGGTGTTGCTCCCCTTGCCACAACCCGCCGGCGCCGAGGCCGCATGA
- a CDS encoding hemolysin family protein → MAAPPDDLTAGAILIRLLAVLLLVLANAFFVSAEFGLVGARRSRIDALASRGDRRAKVVQETLKHLDLYISATQLGITLASLALGWIGEATMATVIDRLLRAFGYVPSPTVTHSAAAVTSAFVIITFLHIVLGELAPKSMALLNPEGVSRWVALPLRFFSTVMRPFIALLNGAANAFLRLLGLHTVEETARVHSPEELRLLVMQARAHGILDESDTQMLAGVFDFHNKKARDVMRPRTEVVALQADANEAEVLEVLRRERYSRYPVYGETLDDIVGVLLAKDLWLRDGREPFALKRLVREAMYVPDTRAAERVLDDLRRTRAHMAVVLDEFGGTSGIVTMEDLIEEVIGDIADEYDVAARDALIQNGVLELAGSMSLIDVRSDHNIRIPDGSWSTLGGYVFSQLGRLPKVGDRVPFPGGELEVVAMDGKRVAAVRVHRAAAEGPVPA, encoded by the coding sequence GTGGCCGCACCACCCGACGACCTCACCGCGGGCGCCATTCTCATCCGGCTGCTCGCGGTCCTGCTGCTCGTGCTCGCCAATGCCTTTTTCGTATCGGCGGAGTTCGGATTGGTGGGGGCACGGAGGAGCCGGATCGACGCGTTAGCCAGCCGCGGCGACCGGCGCGCGAAGGTCGTTCAAGAGACGCTCAAGCATCTCGATCTCTACATCTCGGCGACCCAGCTCGGGATCACGCTCGCGTCGCTCGCGCTCGGCTGGATCGGCGAGGCGACGATGGCGACGGTGATCGACCGGTTGCTGCGCGCGTTCGGGTACGTGCCGTCGCCGACGGTGACACACAGCGCGGCAGCGGTGACGAGCGCGTTCGTCATCATCACGTTTTTGCATATTGTGTTAGGCGAGCTCGCGCCGAAGTCGATGGCGCTGCTGAATCCCGAAGGCGTGAGCCGATGGGTGGCGCTACCCCTGCGATTTTTCTCGACGGTCATGCGTCCGTTCATCGCGCTGCTCAACGGCGCGGCGAACGCGTTTCTCCGATTGCTCGGCTTGCACACCGTGGAAGAAACCGCGCGCGTGCACTCTCCCGAAGAGCTGCGGCTCCTCGTCATGCAGGCGCGGGCGCACGGAATTCTCGACGAGAGCGACACGCAGATGTTGGCCGGCGTGTTCGACTTTCACAACAAGAAGGCGCGCGATGTCATGCGGCCGAGGACGGAAGTGGTGGCGCTGCAAGCGGACGCCAACGAGGCCGAGGTGCTCGAGGTGCTGCGGCGCGAACGATATTCGCGATACCCGGTGTACGGTGAAACGCTGGACGACATCGTGGGCGTCCTTCTGGCGAAGGATCTCTGGCTGCGCGACGGACGCGAGCCATTTGCGCTCAAGCGTTTGGTGCGCGAGGCGATGTACGTGCCGGATACCAGGGCGGCGGAGCGCGTGCTGGATGACCTGCGTCGGACACGCGCACACATGGCGGTGGTGTTGGATGAGTTCGGGGGCACGTCGGGCATCGTGACGATGGAGGATCTCATCGAGGAGGTCATCGGCGACATCGCCGATGAATACGACGTTGCCGCGCGTGACGCGCTGATCCAGAATGGCGTGCTGGAGTTGGCAGGATCGATGTCGTTGATCGACGTGCGCTCGGACCATAACATCCGCATTCCAGACGGGAGCTGGTCGACGTTAGGCGGGTATGTGTTCTCGCAGTTGGGGCGGTTGCCGAAGGTGGGTGACCGGGTTCCCTTCCCCGGCGGCGAGCTCGAGGTGGTGGCGATGGATGGGAAGCGGGTTGCCGCCGTGCGCGTGCACCGGGCGGCGGCCGAGGGACCCGTGCCCGCGTGA
- the arfB gene encoding alternative ribosome rescue aminoacyl-tRNA hydrolase ArfB — MSDGVRVNGRVTIPREELEVRATRSGGPGGQHVNRSATRVEIQWRPATSRSLGDADRARVLERLASRLDSDGFVRVVASDSRSQRQNREAAEDRLAALIRAALVIPKRRVPTRTPRVAKERRLTEKKRRSEQKRSRRSSIDE; from the coding sequence GTGAGCGACGGGGTACGGGTGAACGGGCGCGTGACCATTCCGCGCGAGGAGCTGGAGGTGCGGGCGACGCGGTCGGGCGGACCCGGCGGGCAGCACGTGAACCGATCGGCGACGCGGGTAGAGATCCAGTGGCGGCCGGCGACGTCGCGATCGTTAGGCGATGCCGACCGGGCGCGAGTGCTGGAGCGGCTCGCGTCGCGCCTTGACTCGGACGGTTTCGTGCGGGTGGTAGCGAGCGACTCGCGGAGCCAGCGGCAGAATCGTGAGGCGGCGGAAGATCGGCTCGCGGCGTTGATTCGTGCGGCGCTGGTGATTCCCAAGCGGCGGGTGCCGACGCGGACGCCGCGGGTCGCGAAGGAGCGCCGCCTCACGGAAAAAAAACGGCGCTCCGAGCAAAAACGATCGCGGCGCAGCTCGATCGACGAATAG